One genomic region from Curtobacterium sp. 9128 encodes:
- the orn gene encoding oligoribonuclease translates to MATANDRLVWIDCEMTGLDLEVDELVEVAVVITDFDLNPVHPGFDIVIKPDQSALDNMNEFVTNMHTTSGLIEEIPNGVSLADAEYQVLEYILAHVPAEGTAPLAGNTIGTDRSFLSKYMPRVDGHLHYRSVDVSSIKELCRRWFPRVYFNAPEKHGGHRALADILESIRELEYYRRAGFVAEPGPSTDDVRAVAAEVVAAWEPRLAPQPAD, encoded by the coding sequence ATGGCAACCGCGAATGACCGCCTCGTCTGGATCGACTGCGAGATGACGGGCCTCGATCTCGAGGTCGACGAACTCGTCGAGGTGGCCGTGGTCATCACCGACTTCGACCTGAACCCCGTGCACCCCGGATTCGACATCGTGATCAAGCCGGACCAGTCCGCGCTCGACAACATGAACGAGTTCGTGACGAACATGCACACCACGTCCGGCCTCATCGAGGAGATCCCGAACGGCGTCTCCCTGGCGGACGCCGAGTACCAGGTGCTCGAGTACATCCTCGCCCACGTCCCCGCCGAGGGCACCGCGCCCCTGGCCGGCAACACCATCGGAACCGACCGCTCGTTCCTGTCGAAGTACATGCCCCGCGTCGACGGGCACCTGCACTACCGGAGCGTCGACGTGTCGAGCATCAAGGAACTCTGCCGCCGCTGGTTCCCGCGCGTCTACTTCAACGCGCCGGAGAAGCACGGGGGACACCGGGCCCTCGCGGACATCCTCGAGTCCATCCGCGAGCTCGAGTACTACCGTCGCGCGGGCTTCGTCGCCGAGCCCGGCCCGAGCACGGACGACGTCCGGGCCGTCGCGGCGGAGGTCGTCGCCGCATGGGAGCCCCGGCTCGCCCCACAGCCCGCCGACTAG
- a CDS encoding ABC transporter ATP-binding protein: MTVPGAQAARIEFHDWGWRYAERDDWAVRGVDLVVEPGERVAVVGASGAGKSTLLRAVAAVLPDEPDPDDDSAAAAEGSVLVDGVTPGSVRGRVGLVMQDPEAHTVMSRVGDDVAFGCENTGVPRGETWERVRSALDVVGLDLPLDRSTTMLSGGQRQRLALAGVLAMRPGALVLDEPCANLDPSGVQQVHDAVRALLDETGATMLVVEHRVGTWLDLVDRLVLLEPEGGVIADGTPADVLRSHGDALTAAGVWVPGAEPERGSARAPRPAPPRAGEIPGSVPGSTLAFRPLDEAGTRTSPRAGEIPGSDAEPTRVFRPIDEGGRAAEHAAGRTTERAAGRTPERAAEQDLLVAEGLGTARGRRQRVGSGIDLDVRAGRVIAITGPNGIGKSTLGLTLAGLLRPAGGTLRATTTLAGDVGPAPHAWSSRELAVRIGTVFQDPEHQFVARTVREEIAAGPRALGIPDTEERVGELLDAFGLAHLADANPFTLSGGEQRRLAIATVVATRPPVVVLDEPTSGQDRATWQAVVDRLGALADAGTAVVAVTHDRDLVRALDADEVVLSATGATPAAETRAPAAETLAPAPANPPTEVTT; this comes from the coding sequence GTGACCGTGCCGGGCGCGCAGGCGGCCCGGATCGAGTTCCACGACTGGGGCTGGCGGTACGCCGAGCGGGACGACTGGGCGGTCCGCGGGGTCGACCTCGTCGTCGAGCCCGGCGAACGGGTCGCGGTCGTCGGTGCCTCCGGTGCGGGCAAGTCGACGCTCCTGCGTGCCGTCGCGGCCGTGCTGCCCGACGAGCCGGACCCGGACGACGACTCCGCGGCGGCCGCGGAGGGCAGCGTGCTGGTCGACGGCGTGACACCGGGGTCCGTCCGCGGACGCGTCGGGCTCGTCATGCAGGACCCGGAGGCGCACACCGTGATGTCCCGTGTCGGCGACGACGTCGCGTTCGGGTGCGAGAACACCGGTGTCCCTCGGGGCGAGACCTGGGAGCGGGTCCGGTCGGCGCTCGACGTCGTCGGGCTCGACCTGCCGCTCGACCGGTCGACGACGATGCTCTCGGGCGGGCAGCGGCAGCGGTTGGCGCTCGCCGGGGTGCTCGCGATGCGCCCGGGAGCACTCGTGCTCGACGAACCCTGCGCGAACCTCGACCCGTCCGGGGTCCAACAGGTGCACGACGCCGTCCGGGCGCTGCTCGACGAGACCGGCGCGACGATGCTCGTCGTGGAGCACCGGGTCGGCACGTGGCTCGACCTGGTCGACCGGCTCGTGCTGCTCGAGCCGGAGGGTGGCGTGATCGCCGACGGCACGCCCGCGGACGTCCTGCGGTCCCACGGCGATGCCCTGACCGCCGCCGGCGTGTGGGTCCCCGGTGCCGAACCCGAGCGCGGCTCCGCCCGAGCGCCCCGCCCCGCGCCCCCACGAGCGGGCGAAATACCCGGGTCCGTCCCGGGGAGCACCCTGGCATTCCGCCCGCTCGACGAAGCGGGGACTCGCACGTCCCCACGAGCGGGCGAAATACCCGGGTCGGATGCGGAACCCACCCGGGTATTTCGCCCGATCGACGAGGGCGGGCGCGCGGCGGAGCACGCGGCGGGGCGCACGACGGAGCGCGCGGCGGGGCGCACGCCGGAGCGCGCTGCGGAGCAGGACCTCCTCGTGGCGGAGGGGCTCGGGACCGCACGGGGCAGGCGCCAGCGTGTGGGGAGCGGCATCGACCTCGACGTCCGCGCCGGCCGGGTCATCGCGATCACGGGACCGAACGGCATCGGCAAGTCGACGCTCGGGCTCACACTCGCAGGACTCCTCCGTCCCGCCGGCGGCACCCTGCGGGCCACGACGACGCTCGCAGGCGACGTCGGCCCCGCCCCGCACGCATGGTCCAGCCGCGAGCTCGCCGTCCGGATCGGCACGGTCTTCCAGGACCCTGAGCACCAGTTCGTCGCCCGCACGGTCCGCGAGGAGATCGCCGCCGGCCCGCGGGCCCTCGGCATCCCGGACACCGAGGAGCGTGTGGGTGAGCTGCTCGACGCCTTCGGCCTGGCGCACCTCGCGGACGCCAACCCGTTCACGCTCTCCGGCGGCGAACAGCGGCGTCTCGCGATCGCCACCGTCGTGGCCACGCGGCCTCCGGTCGTCGTGCTCGACGAACCGACCTCGGGGCAGGACCGTGCGACGTGGCAGGCCGTCGTCGACCGGCTCGGAGCGCTCGCGGACGCCGGGACCGCGGTGGTCGCCGTGACGCACGACCGCGACCTCGTTCGCGCACTCGACGCCGACGAGGTGGTCCTCAGCGCGACGGGCGCGACACCCGCAGCCGAGACGCGAGCACCCGCAGCCGAGACGCTCGCACCCGCGCCCGCGAACCCGCCCACGGAGGTCACGACGTGA
- a CDS encoding MFS transporter, which produces MNAHAPASSGSILKQSKAVWAIAFACVVAFMGIGLVDPILPAIASSLKATPAQTELLFTSYLAVTGVAMFFTSWVSSRIGAKRTLMIGLALIVVFSVLAAVSNNVWTIIDFRAGWGLGNALFISTALATIVGAASGGTASAIILYEAALGLGIAIGPLVGGLLGSVSWRGPFFGVTTLMAIAFIAVAVMLKSSGLEKPVPTKLSAPFRALGRPALAALAATALFYNIGFFVLLAYTPFPLGFGALGIGFTFFGWGVGLAITSVWVAPMLTARLRRTTVLRIALPLLALDLFAAAIVVRSQVGLIICVVIGGLVLGVLNTVLTECVMEATDLPRSVASSAYSAVRFIGGAIAPPVATLLADAYSPSAAYVFAGSSVAVAFVITLVTARVLRRVDDGAEPEPVEAEAIAAGEMA; this is translated from the coding sequence GTGAACGCGCACGCACCGGCATCGTCCGGCAGCATCCTCAAACAGTCCAAGGCGGTCTGGGCGATTGCCTTCGCCTGTGTCGTCGCCTTCATGGGGATCGGCCTGGTGGACCCGATCCTCCCAGCCATCGCATCGTCGCTCAAGGCGACCCCCGCGCAGACCGAGCTGCTCTTCACGAGCTACCTCGCGGTCACCGGCGTCGCGATGTTCTTCACCAGCTGGGTCTCCAGCCGGATCGGTGCCAAGCGCACCCTGATGATCGGGCTCGCCCTCATCGTGGTGTTCTCGGTGCTCGCAGCCGTGTCGAACAACGTGTGGACGATCATCGACTTCCGTGCGGGATGGGGTCTCGGCAACGCGTTGTTCATCTCGACCGCGCTCGCGACCATCGTCGGGGCGGCATCGGGTGGCACGGCGTCCGCGATCATCCTGTACGAAGCCGCGCTCGGCCTCGGCATCGCGATCGGCCCGCTCGTCGGTGGGCTCCTCGGCTCGGTGAGCTGGCGCGGCCCGTTCTTCGGCGTCACCACGCTGATGGCGATCGCCTTCATCGCCGTGGCCGTCATGCTGAAGTCCTCCGGGCTCGAGAAGCCCGTCCCGACGAAGCTCTCCGCACCCTTCCGCGCGCTGGGTCGTCCGGCGCTGGCAGCACTCGCCGCGACCGCGCTGTTCTACAACATCGGCTTCTTCGTCCTGCTCGCCTACACGCCGTTCCCGCTCGGGTTCGGGGCGCTCGGCATCGGGTTCACGTTCTTCGGCTGGGGCGTCGGTCTGGCGATCACCTCGGTGTGGGTCGCCCCGATGCTCACCGCGCGTCTCCGTCGGACGACGGTGCTGCGGATCGCCCTGCCCCTGCTCGCGCTCGACCTCTTCGCTGCCGCGATCGTCGTGCGGTCGCAGGTCGGGCTCATCATCTGCGTCGTCATCGGCGGGCTCGTGCTGGGCGTGCTCAACACCGTCCTCACCGAGTGCGTGATGGAGGCCACCGATCTCCCCCGCTCGGTCGCCTCGAGTGCGTACTCCGCGGTGCGCTTCATCGGTGGTGCGATCGCGCCACCCGTCGCGACGCTGCTCGCCGACGCGTACTCGCCGTCCGCCGCGTACGTCTTCGCGGGGTCGTCCGTGGCCGTCGCGTTCGTGATCACCCTGGTCACCGCTCGGGTGCTGCGGCGGGTCGACGACGGTGCCGAGCCGGAGCCCGTCGAGGCCGAGGCCATCGCCGCGGGCGAGATGGCGTAG
- a CDS encoding ECF transporter S component: protein MSSRTPSTVRTAATAAAPSTPTPRRSLRWRVVDIVVASVLAVAVGVVFKLWEFGYEPLSAAVALLLPGTQALFGGVWLLAGPIVAIIVRKPGAALFAEIVAASVEALFGTQWGWSTLEAGLVQGLGAELVLALFLYRVYRLPVVVLAGAAAGLAMGINDTILWYPGLDAAFKTVYIVCGTISGAVIAGAGSWLIVRALARTGVLSSFAAGREHTKRRSRPSTAA from the coding sequence ATGTCTTCGCGCACGCCGTCCACCGTCCGTACCGCTGCCACCGCGGCGGCTCCGTCGACGCCGACCCCGAGGCGCTCGCTGCGCTGGCGGGTCGTCGACATCGTCGTCGCGAGCGTCCTCGCCGTGGCCGTCGGTGTCGTGTTCAAGCTCTGGGAGTTCGGCTACGAGCCGCTCTCCGCCGCTGTGGCGCTCCTGCTGCCGGGAACGCAGGCGCTCTTCGGCGGCGTGTGGCTGCTCGCCGGCCCGATCGTCGCGATCATCGTGCGGAAGCCGGGTGCTGCGCTCTTCGCTGAGATCGTCGCCGCCAGCGTCGAGGCGCTCTTCGGCACGCAGTGGGGATGGAGCACGCTCGAGGCAGGACTCGTGCAGGGCCTCGGCGCGGAGCTCGTGCTCGCGCTGTTCCTGTACCGCGTGTACCGGCTGCCGGTGGTCGTCCTCGCCGGTGCCGCCGCCGGACTGGCGATGGGGATCAACGACACGATCCTCTGGTACCCGGGCCTCGACGCCGCGTTCAAGACCGTCTACATCGTGTGCGGGACGATCTCCGGCGCGGTCATCGCGGGCGCGGGTTCGTGGCTGATCGTCCGCGCACTCGCCCGCACCGGCGTGCTGTCGTCCTTCGCCGCCGGCCGCGAGCACACGAAGCGGCGCTCCCGCCCGTCCACGGCGGCGTGA
- the treY gene encoding malto-oligosyltrehalose synthase, whose protein sequence is MTTERTRRVPASTYRLQVSPDFDLASATALVDYVHDLGADWLYLSPVLQSEPGSAHGYDVVDHTHVDEQRGGDAAFRALAEAAHAAGLGVLVDIVPNHVGVATPAVNPWWWSLLELGQDSAVATAFDVDWAAGDGRIRIPVLDDRLLDGVTLDTSGSTSGTAGPVLLVGTTAYPTAPGTVHDGDDVATVHARQHYEFVHWKRADHELNYRRFFAVNTLAAIRVEEPEVFAASHTVVGAWFRDGLVDGLRIDHPDGLYDPAGYLQDLHDLTGGAYTLVEKILEPGEELPASWPVDGTTGYDALGVLDRLFVDPRGEEALWATVADEPGDWQGLTHDTRRGIADGILNSEVQRLARLLEETGAADTERVVDALAEVIASFDVYRTYLPEGAHHLIDALELAAETRPDLADVIDRIAPALVDPTHPAAIRLQQTSGMVMAKGVEDTAFYRTAKLSSLSEVGGDPSVFAVSTEEFHAAQRERLASWPHTMTTLTTHDTKRNEDTRARIAVLAELGDEWTATFRKLHALAPLEDEVFANLLWQAIVGARPASRERLHAYAEKASREAGNSTTWTEPDEAFEGRMHAIVDAAFDDPSVVALLDTLDERIDPAGWSNGLGTKLVQLTAPGVPDVYQGTEFWDRSLVDPDNRRAVDYTERRHVLAELDGPDDDGPETLPAIGIDGAAKLLVTTRALRLRRDRPELFTRYLPIEATGSAADHVVAFDRGGAVTVATRLPLGLERVGGWGDTLIHPAPVDRVDLLTGRLVPATRGIALSELLTTYPVALLVPAADVDETGRVADATDAAETSRASSPVVTRTAPDETDAQADIDILEGHA, encoded by the coding sequence GTGACGACAGAGCGCACCCGCCGCGTCCCCGCCTCGACCTACCGTCTGCAGGTCTCGCCCGACTTCGACCTCGCGTCGGCCACGGCCCTCGTCGACTACGTCCACGACCTCGGCGCGGACTGGCTCTACCTGTCCCCCGTGCTGCAGTCCGAGCCGGGTTCCGCACACGGGTACGACGTGGTCGACCACACCCACGTCGACGAGCAGCGTGGCGGAGACGCGGCGTTCCGGGCGCTCGCCGAAGCGGCACACGCCGCTGGCCTCGGCGTCCTGGTGGACATCGTCCCGAACCACGTCGGCGTCGCAACGCCCGCGGTGAACCCGTGGTGGTGGTCGCTGCTCGAGCTCGGGCAGGACTCCGCCGTCGCCACGGCGTTCGACGTGGACTGGGCAGCCGGAGACGGACGGATCCGCATCCCGGTCCTCGACGACCGCCTGCTCGACGGGGTCACGCTGGACACGAGCGGGAGCACCAGTGGTACCGCCGGACCCGTGCTCCTGGTCGGCACCACCGCCTACCCGACCGCTCCCGGCACGGTGCACGACGGCGACGACGTGGCGACCGTGCACGCTCGCCAGCACTACGAGTTCGTGCACTGGAAGCGTGCCGACCACGAGTTGAACTACCGCCGGTTCTTCGCGGTGAACACCCTCGCGGCGATCCGCGTCGAAGAGCCCGAGGTGTTCGCCGCGTCCCACACGGTCGTCGGTGCGTGGTTCCGGGACGGCCTGGTGGACGGGCTCCGGATCGACCACCCGGACGGGCTGTACGACCCGGCCGGGTACCTGCAGGACCTCCACGACCTCACCGGTGGCGCGTACACCCTCGTGGAGAAGATCCTCGAGCCGGGCGAAGAGCTCCCCGCGAGCTGGCCGGTCGACGGCACCACCGGGTACGACGCACTCGGCGTCCTCGACCGACTGTTCGTCGACCCCCGCGGCGAAGAAGCCCTCTGGGCGACCGTCGCCGACGAGCCGGGTGACTGGCAGGGCCTGACGCACGACACCCGCCGCGGGATCGCCGACGGCATCCTGAACAGCGAGGTGCAGCGTCTCGCCCGCCTGCTCGAGGAAACCGGAGCAGCAGACACCGAACGGGTCGTCGACGCCCTCGCCGAGGTCATCGCGTCGTTCGACGTGTACCGCACGTACCTTCCGGAAGGCGCCCACCACCTCATCGACGCCCTCGAGCTCGCGGCGGAGACCCGCCCCGACCTCGCCGACGTCATCGACCGCATCGCCCCCGCGCTCGTCGACCCGACCCACCCCGCCGCGATCCGCCTCCAGCAGACCAGCGGCATGGTGATGGCGAAGGGCGTCGAGGACACCGCGTTCTACCGGACCGCGAAGCTCAGTTCCCTGAGCGAGGTCGGCGGCGATCCGAGCGTCTTCGCGGTGAGCACCGAGGAGTTCCACGCCGCACAGCGGGAGCGCCTGGCGAGCTGGCCGCACACGATGACGACCCTCACGACGCACGACACGAAGCGCAACGAGGACACCCGCGCCCGCATCGCCGTGCTCGCAGAACTCGGCGACGAGTGGACCGCGACGTTCCGGAAGCTGCACGCCCTGGCCCCGCTCGAGGACGAGGTGTTCGCGAACCTGCTCTGGCAGGCGATCGTCGGCGCCCGTCCGGCCAGTAGGGAGCGTCTGCACGCGTACGCCGAGAAGGCCTCCCGCGAGGCCGGCAACAGCACGACGTGGACCGAGCCGGACGAGGCGTTCGAGGGACGGATGCACGCCATCGTCGACGCCGCCTTCGACGACCCGTCCGTCGTCGCGCTGCTCGACACGCTCGACGAGCGCATCGACCCGGCCGGCTGGTCGAACGGCCTCGGCACGAAGCTCGTGCAGCTCACCGCCCCCGGCGTCCCCGACGTCTACCAGGGCACGGAGTTCTGGGACCGCTCCCTGGTCGACCCGGACAACCGTCGCGCGGTCGACTACACCGAACGCCGGCACGTCCTCGCGGAACTCGACGGGCCCGACGACGACGGACCCGAGACGCTGCCGGCCATCGGCATCGACGGTGCCGCGAAGCTGCTCGTCACGACCAGGGCGCTGCGCCTCCGCCGTGATCGGCCGGAGCTCTTCACGCGCTACCTGCCGATCGAGGCCACCGGGAGCGCGGCGGACCACGTGGTCGCCTTCGACCGCGGCGGCGCCGTCACCGTCGCCACCCGCCTGCCGCTCGGCCTGGAACGGGTCGGCGGATGGGGCGACACCCTGATCCACCCGGCTCCCGTCGACCGCGTGGACCTGCTGACCGGGAGGCTCGTCCCGGCCACCAGGGGCATCGCGCTGTCCGAGCTGCTCACCACCTACCCCGTTGCCCTGCTCGTCCCGGCGGCCGACGTCGACGAGACGGGTCGGGTCGCCGACGCGACCGACGCGGCGGAGACGAGCCGGGCCTCCAGTCCGGTCGTGACGCGCACCGCGCCGGACGAGACCGACGCGCAGGCCGACATCGACATCCTGGAGGGCCACGCATGA
- the glgX gene encoding glycogen debranching protein GlgX produces the protein MHTWPGNPYPLGATYDGSGTNFALFSEVAERVELCLFDEDGTETCVPLVEVDAYVWHAYLPNVGPGQLYGFRVHGPYEPENGARCNPAKLLLDPYAKATSGDIDWDQSLFSYTFGDPDSTNDEDSAAHMVKGVVINPFFDWQGDRAPRTPYGETVIYEAHVKGLTETHPDVPEEQRGTYAGVSHPAVIEHLKRLGITTLELMPVHQFVNDSTLQDKGLSNYWGYNTIGFFAPHSHYSSSGDEGQQVQEFKTMVRELHRAGIEVVLDVVYNHTAEGNHLGPTLSFRGIDNAAYYRLMDDDKRYYMDYTGTGNSLNVGHPHSLQLIMDSLRYWVTEMHVDGFRFDLASALAREFYEVDRLSAFFELVQQDPIVSQVKLIAEPWDVGPGGYQVGNFPPQWSEWNGKYRDTVRDFWRGESSTLGEFASRISGSADLYEHDGRTPKASINFITAHDGFTLYDLVAYNEKHNDANGEDNNDGESHNRSWNSGVEGPTDDESVNALRLQRRRNFLATLLLSQGVPMIAHGDELGRSQSGNNNVYAQDSELSWIDWDTADDELIQFTADVTKLRHDHPTFRRTRYFNGRPVRRGEGEPLPDVVWLTPEGDAMAPEDWDSGFGKSVGMYLNGEGIRGRDARGERVTDVAFITYFNAHDDTVTFTLPPEEYAPGWTVRIDTAEPGARDEVIDAATPLDVPARSMIVLRAEPDHEVTTTPVDAEAHPVTPEPQDAVTPANPAGSPAPSDTQGGAK, from the coding sequence TTGCACACCTGGCCCGGCAACCCCTACCCGCTCGGCGCGACCTACGACGGGAGCGGCACGAACTTCGCCCTCTTCAGCGAGGTCGCCGAGCGCGTGGAGCTCTGTCTGTTCGACGAGGACGGCACCGAGACCTGCGTCCCCCTCGTCGAGGTGGACGCCTACGTCTGGCACGCGTACCTGCCCAACGTCGGCCCCGGGCAGCTGTACGGCTTCCGGGTGCACGGCCCGTACGAGCCCGAGAACGGCGCACGGTGCAACCCGGCGAAGCTGCTGCTCGACCCGTACGCCAAGGCCACGAGCGGGGACATCGACTGGGACCAGTCGTTGTTCTCGTACACGTTCGGCGACCCGGACTCCACGAACGACGAGGACTCCGCCGCGCACATGGTCAAGGGCGTGGTGATCAACCCCTTCTTCGACTGGCAGGGCGACCGCGCCCCGCGGACCCCGTACGGCGAGACGGTCATCTACGAAGCGCACGTGAAGGGCCTCACCGAGACCCACCCGGACGTCCCCGAAGAGCAGCGGGGCACGTACGCCGGTGTCTCGCACCCGGCGGTCATCGAGCACCTCAAGCGCCTCGGCATCACGACGCTCGAGCTCATGCCCGTGCACCAGTTCGTGAACGACTCGACGCTGCAGGACAAGGGGCTGTCGAACTACTGGGGGTACAACACCATCGGGTTCTTCGCCCCCCACTCGCACTACTCGTCCTCCGGCGACGAGGGCCAGCAGGTGCAGGAGTTCAAGACCATGGTGCGCGAGCTGCACCGTGCGGGCATCGAGGTCGTCCTCGACGTCGTCTACAACCACACCGCCGAGGGGAACCACCTCGGCCCGACGCTGTCGTTCCGCGGGATCGACAACGCCGCGTACTACCGCTTGATGGACGACGACAAGCGCTACTACATGGACTACACGGGCACCGGGAACTCGCTGAACGTCGGGCACCCGCACTCGCTGCAGCTCATCATGGACTCGCTGCGGTACTGGGTGACCGAGATGCACGTGGACGGCTTCCGCTTCGACCTCGCGTCGGCGCTGGCCCGTGAGTTCTACGAGGTCGACCGACTGTCGGCCTTCTTCGAACTCGTCCAGCAGGACCCGATCGTGTCGCAGGTGAAGCTCATCGCCGAGCCGTGGGACGTCGGCCCCGGCGGCTACCAGGTGGGCAACTTCCCGCCGCAGTGGTCGGAGTGGAACGGCAAGTACCGCGACACCGTGCGGGACTTCTGGCGTGGCGAGTCGTCCACCCTCGGCGAGTTCGCGTCGCGCATCTCCGGTTCTGCGGACCTCTACGAGCACGACGGCCGCACGCCGAAGGCCAGCATCAACTTCATCACCGCGCACGACGGCTTCACGCTGTACGACCTCGTCGCCTACAACGAGAAGCACAACGACGCGAACGGCGAGGACAACAACGACGGCGAGAGCCACAACCGGTCCTGGAACTCCGGCGTCGAGGGTCCGACGGACGACGAGTCCGTGAACGCCCTGCGGCTGCAGCGTCGACGGAACTTCCTCGCGACGCTGCTCCTCAGTCAGGGCGTGCCGATGATCGCGCACGGCGACGAGCTCGGCCGCTCGCAGTCCGGCAACAACAACGTGTACGCGCAGGACTCCGAGCTGAGCTGGATCGACTGGGACACGGCCGACGACGAACTCATCCAGTTCACCGCCGACGTCACGAAGCTCCGGCACGACCACCCCACGTTCCGACGGACGCGGTACTTCAACGGTCGCCCCGTGCGTCGCGGCGAGGGCGAGCCCCTGCCCGACGTCGTGTGGCTCACCCCGGAAGGCGACGCGATGGCGCCGGAGGACTGGGACTCCGGCTTCGGCAAGAGCGTCGGCATGTACCTGAACGGCGAGGGCATCCGCGGTCGCGACGCCCGCGGCGAGCGCGTCACGGACGTGGCCTTCATCACGTACTTCAACGCGCACGACGACACGGTGACGTTCACGCTGCCGCCCGAGGAGTACGCGCCGGGCTGGACGGTCCGCATCGACACCGCCGAACCAGGTGCCCGCGACGAGGTCATCGACGCCGCCACCCCGCTCGACGTCCCGGCCCGATCGATGATCGTGCTCCGCGCCGAGCCCGATCACGAGGTGACGACCACCCCCGTCGACGCCGAAGCCCACCCGGTCACGCCGGAGCCGCAGGACGCGGTGACCCCCGCGAACCCCGCAGGATCCCCCGCGCCGAGCGACACCCAGGGCGGTGCCAAGTGA
- a CDS encoding energy-coupling factor transporter transmembrane component T, with protein MTTSTTQPAPSWRSEPPVRSERGIRVVQPVAALLGVIGLGICLVLSLDVVSAAVALGLELALLPLLRIPVRTLLFRTSPVLVAVPLTGVSIALYGRASGREWFDFGFAHVTDGSLVLAVATMLRVLAVGLPSIVLFIGMDPTDLADGLAQILRLPARFVLGALAAIRMMTLLGDDWRQLAMARRARGLADTGRIRRGASMAFALLVLALRRATTLAVAMESRGFGAPGRRTWARPARFGAREWAMVAVLVGIGLVSIAVSVAVGTWRV; from the coding sequence GTGACCACCTCGACGACGCAACCCGCACCGTCGTGGCGATCCGAGCCTCCCGTCCGGTCGGAACGCGGCATCCGCGTGGTCCAGCCGGTGGCCGCGCTCCTCGGTGTCATCGGACTCGGGATCTGTCTCGTGCTGAGCCTCGACGTCGTGTCGGCGGCGGTCGCCCTCGGACTGGAGCTCGCCCTTCTGCCGCTCCTGCGGATCCCGGTCAGGACCCTGCTGTTCCGGACCTCGCCCGTGCTGGTCGCCGTGCCGCTGACGGGCGTGAGCATCGCGTTGTACGGGAGGGCCTCCGGACGGGAGTGGTTCGACTTCGGCTTCGCCCACGTCACCGACGGGTCGCTCGTGCTCGCCGTGGCGACGATGCTGCGCGTGCTCGCGGTCGGTCTGCCGAGCATCGTGTTGTTCATCGGGATGGACCCCACGGACCTGGCGGACGGGCTCGCGCAGATCCTGCGGCTGCCCGCGAGGTTCGTGCTCGGGGCGCTCGCGGCCATCCGGATGATGACCCTGCTCGGCGACGACTGGCGGCAGCTCGCGATGGCCAGACGTGCTCGCGGGCTCGCTGACACCGGACGGATCCGGCGTGGCGCTTCGATGGCGTTCGCGCTGCTCGTGCTCGCGCTCCGTCGGGCGACGACGCTCGCGGTGGCGATGGAGTCGCGAGGGTTCGGAGCGCCCGGGAGGCGCACCTGGGCCCGGCCGGCCCGCTTCGGGGCGCGGGAGTGGGCGATGGTCGCCGTGCTGGTCGGGATCGGGCTGGTCTCGATCGCGGTGTCGGTTGCCGTGGGGACGTGGCGTGTCTGA
- a CDS encoding metallopeptidase family protein translates to MEMSADAFEGLVTDELDLLPDEMVDGLDNVVFVVEDEPEDGSELFGIYDGVAQTERGQYGFGELPDRIVVFRKQHLAECDTIEELRDEVHTTLVHEIGHWYGIDDERLHELGWA, encoded by the coding sequence ATGGAGATGTCCGCCGACGCCTTCGAGGGGCTCGTGACCGACGAACTCGACCTGCTGCCCGACGAGATGGTCGACGGCCTCGACAACGTCGTCTTCGTCGTGGAGGACGAACCCGAGGACGGCTCCGAGCTCTTCGGCATCTACGACGGCGTCGCACAGACCGAGCGCGGGCAGTACGGCTTCGGCGAACTCCCCGACCGCATCGTGGTGTTCCGGAAGCAGCACCTCGCCGAGTGCGACACGATCGAGGAACTCAGGGACGAAGTCCACACCACGCTCGTCCACGAAATCGGCCACTGGTACGGCATCGACGACGAGCGCCTCCACGAACTCGGCTGGGCGTAG
- a CDS encoding ATP-binding protein, with amino-acid sequence MSEGARGAAGASVCGAPVPGASVSGLEARLASVASLADRARSAPQTSGRRSVVLVDGRSGTGKTTLGNALGESLGWPVVHLDDVYPGWDGLRAASSAVVTEVLGEASGYRRWDWARSAPAGWVSLDPTAPLVIEGCGALSRASAPLATLRVWMEADDDVRKRRALDRDGDVFAAEWERWARQEDAFIASEDPVALADVVLRS; translated from the coding sequence GTGTCTGAGGGGGCGCGTGGTGCGGCCGGAGCGTCCGTTTGCGGCGCTCCCGTTCCCGGTGCTTCCGTTTCCGGCCTGGAGGCTCGGCTCGCCTCCGTCGCGTCCCTCGCCGACCGCGCACGGTCGGCTCCGCAGACGTCAGGCCGGCGGTCCGTCGTCCTGGTCGACGGGCGCTCCGGGACCGGGAAGACCACGCTGGGCAACGCACTCGGGGAGTCGCTCGGGTGGCCGGTGGTCCACCTCGACGACGTCTACCCGGGGTGGGACGGACTCCGTGCCGCGTCGTCGGCCGTCGTGACGGAGGTCCTCGGCGAGGCGTCCGGCTACCGGCGGTGGGACTGGGCCCGCTCGGCACCGGCCGGCTGGGTGTCGCTCGACCCCACGGCGCCGCTCGTCATCGAGGGCTGTGGTGCGCTGTCCCGGGCCTCGGCGCCGCTCGCGACGCTGCGGGTCTGGATGGAGGCGGACGACGACGTCCGGAAGCGGCGAGCACTCGACCGGGACGGGGACGTGTTCGCAGCGGAGTGGGAGCGGTGGGCACGGCAGGAGGACGCGTTCATCGCGTCGGAGGACCCCGTCGCACTGGCGGACGTCGTCCTGCGGTCCTGA